ATACTTGCTTGATTAATTTCCGCTGCTAAATCACTGATCCCTTGGATACCAATCGTTTGCCATTCATCCCAAGCAAGCTGACCACTAACGTATTCTTGAAAGTGCTCAAAGTGAATACTCGCCGGCTGTTTAAGCTCTTTTCTAACTAACGTATTTATTGTCGCCAATTTATATTCAGCTGGGGTGATATGGTATGGGTTGCTGTTAAGCAACTCTTCTTGTTTTTCGGTGGGGTCAACCGTTAAGTCTTGACCTAATGCTTCGATTATTATCGCAATAAAGTGATTGCGCGCGCCTTGGTTTAATAAGCCTCGCTCATCTAAAGGTAACTTGATAAACCACAGGTAGGGTGTTTTCGACTTTGCTTGCCAAAACGCAATCGCAATATGGGCATGCCCTTGGCTTGGATAAGGGTAGGGCATCATATTTTGTTCGACGCGGTTAAAATCATCTTTACTGATTTTAGTAATTTTACGGCCAATATCGTAAATGCGGAATTGCGAGCCAGAAAATTGCAATAGCTCTGAAATAGTATCGATGCGATCCATAAGTGAAAAAGTAGTCGAATTTGAAGCGAATTATACCCAAGCCGCTTTAATATGCGAGTTTCAGTTGGAATTAAAAGCGATTTAGGCAAGGCGTTGGTTTTTAATAATGGCTATCCCTTATCAAAATCAACAACGTAGCATAAATTGTTTTTAAACCAACATTAATCACTATTTGTTAGAGTGCAGCTAAATCTTAACTTTACTGAGTACTGCCACTAACGCACTGATACTTGCAGCTTGAAGTGGTTTGGGTATGCGGCGATAATGCCGCGCTAACACCATGACCAATGTTTGCAAATCATTAAATGACTTCTCAACAACACAGTATCGACGAGTTACTTTATCAATTAGAGCAAGAAATGCG
This Thalassotalea euphylliae DNA region includes the following protein-coding sequences:
- a CDS encoding DUF3549 family protein codes for the protein MDRIDTISELLQFSGSQFRIYDIGRKITKISKDDFNRVEQNMMPYPYPSQGHAHIAIAFWQAKSKTPYLWFIKLPLDERGLLNQGARNHFIAIIIEALGQDLTVDPTEKQEELLNSNPYHITPAEYKLATINTLVRKELKQPASIHFEHFQEYVSGQLAWDEWQTIGIQGISDLAAEINQASISEAVAKNLHNFDANVLIPFCHALENQQLPLNVLEALVALIKQINAKTLASTESASTESEVTAQMIRALASSAEHPHAIALIGELLAKPQADDIYITIAGRCWLGLNATTLEQLLSQLADKSDLALFTAIFKDLVAIPALRPHVFAVMRSETRSDALAKAIGQLFG